One genomic window of Solanum stenotomum isolate F172 chromosome 9, ASM1918654v1, whole genome shotgun sequence includes the following:
- the LOC125876185 gene encoding protein PLASTID MOVEMENT IMPAIRED 1-RELATED 1-like isoform X2 has protein sequence MSKIGGNEKLLDDIEALNKALYLDDKGGRRSLMLGASNRSMSVGKTHQKSKNKDDLSEKESKKSIWSWKGLKSLAVRNKKFNCCFSVQVHSIEGLSTLFDELCLVVHWKRRDGELTTRPVVVSKGIAEFEEQLTHTCSISGSKNGPNQSAKLLPLALDELEENSSGKWTTSFRLSGKAKGATMNVSFEYHIVGKTFTVFPSNTSLLDVKNLRRNSENIAKILAQCEQSDDLSKTMRRAGSLPARSSASQCSAENIKDLHEVLPVPSSELSISVNVMYQKLEEEKVECSVDCKPQIDVCCDDVKTLKPNLALLSEPEKGNIENGDDLSEVFIRDQGIEVASEVWEGKEEETTKTGDTPSEENAEPNSSFGMFNEEEPQLALLSKEVDTANDDLSVSTCNFETNESSKESIMKELESALKRVSDLANEGLDSQDDENEVINHDGGLDNKGNFGELRKGKSLSLDYDAESVASDFLDMLGIEHTQFSPSSESEPDSPRERLLRQFEKDTLADGCSLFNFDKDIDHLEFACDASTGSDWRSIYEDFDYSCNVDSYVEMPKIEIEATSNKTGASMLEDLETEALMYEWGLNERAFQHSPPKSSSGFGSPIDIPLEDPSQLPPLGEGLGPFIKTKNGGFLRSMNPSLFKNAKSGGSLIMQVSSPVVVPAEMGSGIMDILQHLASIGIEKLSIQANKLMPLEDITGQTMQHIGWETAPRLDGTVRQDLLQHEFEFGQNMAGIQSNKGKLHRPKSGKLESNSAGLDKDSEYVSLEDLAPLAMDKIEALSIEGLRIQSGMSDEDTPSNVSSKPIGEFSAIEGKEVNFGGAVGLEGTGGLQLLDVKDNDGGGEVDGLMGLSLTLDEWMKLDAGEIDEISERTSKLLAAHHGTCTDLFRGRSKRRGKGKNCGLLGNSFTVALMVQLRDPLRNYEPVGTPMLALVQVERVFVTPKAKIYSTVSQVRKSNEDDDDNEILKPPKKEAGGVEVNEDHIRDDEEIPQYKITEVHVAGLKTEQGKKKLWGSSSQQQSGSRWLLANGMGKKNKHPLMKSKGGNKSSIAAASSQATTTTVQPGETLWSISSRVHGTGAKWEELAALNPHIRNPNVIFPNEKIRLR, from the exons ATGTCGAAAATTGGTGGAAATGAAAAATTGTTGGATGATATTGAAGCTCTAAATAAAGCTTTATATTTGGATGATAAAGGTGGACGGAGGAGTTTGATGTTAGGAGCTAGTAATCGTTCAATGTCTGTAGGAAAAACCCATCAGAAATCGAAGAATAAAGATGATTTATCAGAGAAGGAGAGTAAGAAATCCATCTGGAGTTGGAAAGGTCTAAAATCCTTAGCTGTTAGGAACAAAAagtttaattgttgtttttctgTTCAAGTACATTCTATTGAAGGGTTATCAACATTGTTTGATGAGCTTTGCCTTGTTGTGCATTGGAAAAGGCGAGATGGTGAGTTAACGACTCGTCCTGTTGTTGTTTCTAAAGGGATAGCTGAGTTTGAGGAACAGTTGACTCATACATGTTCTATATCTGGTAGCAAGAATGGTCCTAATCAATCAGCAAA GTTGCTTCCTCTTGCATTGGATGAATTGGAGGAGAATAGCTCAGGCAAGTGGACTACTAGTTTCAGGTTGTCAGGTAAGGCTAAAGGTGCAACCATGAATGTTAGTTTTGAGTATCACATAGTTGGGAAAACTTTTACTGTGTTTCCTAGCAATACGAGTCTTCTTGATGTGAAGAACTTGAGGCGCAATAGTGAAAATATAGCAAAAATTTTGGCACAATGTGAGCAAAGTGATGATCTGAGTAAAACAATGAGGCGAGCAGGGAGCCTTCCTGCTCGATCTTCTGCTTCACAGTGTTCTGCTGAGAATATAAAAGACCTTCACGAGGTTTTACCAGTTCCTTCGTCTGAACTTTCCATATCTGTAAATGTGATGTATCAGAAACTTGAGGAAGAGAAAGTGGAATGTTCAGTTGATTGCAAACCGCAGATAGATGTATGCTGTGATGATGTTAAGACCCTAAAACCCAACTTAGCCTTGCTATCGGAGCCTGAGAagggaaatattgaaaatggGGACGATTTAAGTGAGGTTTTTATCAGAGATCAAGGTATAGAAGTTGCCTCAGAGGTATGGgagggaaaagaagaagaaaccacGAAAACTGGTGATACTCCTTCGGAAGAGAATGCTGAACCTAATAGTAGTTTTGGGATGTTCAATGAAGAGGAGCCACAGCTTGCATTGTTGTCCAAGGAAGTTGACACTGCGAATGATGATCTTTCAGTGAGCACCTGCAATTTCGAGACAAATGAATCTTCCAAAGAGTCGATCATGAAGGAATTGGAGTCTGCATTAAAGAGGGTGTCTGACTTGGCAAATGAGGGATTAGATTCCCAAGATGATGAAAATGAAGTTATAAATCATGATGGAGGCTTGGACAATAAAGGAAACTTTGGGGAGCTTAGGAAAGGAAAATCCCTAAGCTTGGATTATGATGCTGAATCTGTGGCTAGTGATTTTCTGGATATGTTAGGGATAGAGCACACTCAATTTTCCCCGAGTTCTGAAAGTGAGCCTGATTCCCCAAGAGAACGACTGCTGAGGCAATTTGAGAAGGATACTTTGGCAGATGGCTGTTCCTTGTTCAACTTTGATAAGGACATTGATCACCTAGAATTTGCTTGTGATGCTTCAACTGGATCCGATTGGAGGAGcatttatgaggattttgattATTCATGTAATGTAGATTCCTATGTAGAGATGCCAAAGATAGAAATCGAAGCAACAAGCAATAAAACTGGGGCGTCCATGTTGGAAGACTTGGAGACAGAGGCTTTGATGTATGAATGGGGCTTGAACGAGAGGGCATTTCAACATTCCCCTCCTAAGAGCTCAAGCGGTTTTGGAAGCCCAATTGATATTCCTCTTGAGGACCCTTCCCAGTTGCCCCCTCTTGGAGAAGGCTTAGGACCCTTCATTAAGACTAAAAATGGAGGATTTTTAAGATCAATGAACCCTTCACTTTTCAAGAATGCCAAGAGTGGGGGGAGTTTGATAATGCAGGTATCCAGTCCAGTGGTGGTTCCTGCAGAAATGGGATCTGGCATAATGGACATACTGCAGCATTTAGCTTCCATTGGAATTGAAAAGCTCTCTATTCAGGCAAATAAATTGATGCCTTTAGAAGATATTACTGGCCAGACAATGCAACATATAGGATGGGAAACTGCACCAAGACTAGATGGAACTGTGAG ACAAGATTTGTTGCAGCATGAATTTGAGTTTGGACAAAATATGGCTGGTATTCAAAGTAATAAGGGGAAATTGCACAGACCAAAGTCCGGCAAGTTGGAGTCAAATTCTGCTGGGCTTGACAAGGACTCAGAATACGTATCACTAGAGGACCTTGCTCCTTTGGCGATGGATAAAATTGAAGCCCTTTCAATTGAAGGTTTGAGAATACAGTCAGGCATGTCAGATGAGGACACACCTTCTAATGTAAGCTCAAAACCCATTGGTGAGTTTTCAGCCATTGAGGGAAAGGAGGTCAACTTTGGAGGAGCTGTAGGTCTAGAAGGAACGGGTGGATTGCAGTTACTGGACGTTAAAGACAATGATGGTGGTGGTGAGGTTGATGGACTTATGGGCTTATCTCTCACTCTTGATGAATGGATGAAGTTGGACGCCGGAGAAATTGATGAAATCAGCGAGCGGACGTCCAAACTGCTTGCAGCTCATCATGGTACCTGCACTGACTTGTTTCGTGGTAGGTCGAAGAGACGTGGCAAGGGTAAGAATTGCGGATTGTTAGGGAACAGCTTTACAGTGGCCCTAATGGTGCAACTTCGTGATCCTTTAAGGAATTATGAGCCAGTTGGTACACCTATGCTTGCTCTTGTTCAAGTGGAGAGAGTGTTTGTAACACCTAAAGCTAAGATATACAGCACAGTTTCTCAAGTTAGAAAGAGCAATGAAGACGACGATGATAATGAAATACTCAAGCCCCCCAAAAAGGAAGCTGGTGGTGTGGAGGTGAATGAAGATCACATCCGTGATGATGAAGAAATCCCTCAATACAAAATCACTGAAGTGCATGTTGCAGGTTTAAAGACAGAACAAGGTAAAAAGAAATTATGGGGTTCGTCAAGTCAACAGCAATCAGGATCGCGTTGGTTGCTGGCGAATGGAATGGGAAAGAAGAATAAGCATCCATTAATGAAGTCAAAGGGTGGTAATAAATCATCGATAGCAGCTGCTTCTTCTCAAGCAACTACAACAACAGTGCAGCCTGGTGAAACGTTATGGAGTATATCATCACGGGTGCATGGTACAGGGGCTAAATGGGAGGAATTAGCTGCATTAAATCCACACATCCGAAATCCAAATGTTATTTTCCCTAATGAAAAGATTAGATTGAGGTAG
- the LOC125876185 gene encoding protein PLASTID MOVEMENT IMPAIRED 1-RELATED 1-like isoform X1 — translation MSKIGGNEKLLDDIEALNKALYLDDKGGRRSLMLGASNRSMSVGKTHQKSKNKDDLSEKESKKSIWSWKGLKSLAVRNKKFNCCFSVQVHSIEGLSTLFDELCLVVHWKRRDGELTTRPVVVSKGIAEFEEQLTHTCSISGSKNGPNQSAKYEAKHFLLYASIYATPDLDLGMHRVDLTRLLPLALDELEENSSGKWTTSFRLSGKAKGATMNVSFEYHIVGKTFTVFPSNTSLLDVKNLRRNSENIAKILAQCEQSDDLSKTMRRAGSLPARSSASQCSAENIKDLHEVLPVPSSELSISVNVMYQKLEEEKVECSVDCKPQIDVCCDDVKTLKPNLALLSEPEKGNIENGDDLSEVFIRDQGIEVASEVWEGKEEETTKTGDTPSEENAEPNSSFGMFNEEEPQLALLSKEVDTANDDLSVSTCNFETNESSKESIMKELESALKRVSDLANEGLDSQDDENEVINHDGGLDNKGNFGELRKGKSLSLDYDAESVASDFLDMLGIEHTQFSPSSESEPDSPRERLLRQFEKDTLADGCSLFNFDKDIDHLEFACDASTGSDWRSIYEDFDYSCNVDSYVEMPKIEIEATSNKTGASMLEDLETEALMYEWGLNERAFQHSPPKSSSGFGSPIDIPLEDPSQLPPLGEGLGPFIKTKNGGFLRSMNPSLFKNAKSGGSLIMQVSSPVVVPAEMGSGIMDILQHLASIGIEKLSIQANKLMPLEDITGQTMQHIGWETAPRLDGTVRQDLLQHEFEFGQNMAGIQSNKGKLHRPKSGKLESNSAGLDKDSEYVSLEDLAPLAMDKIEALSIEGLRIQSGMSDEDTPSNVSSKPIGEFSAIEGKEVNFGGAVGLEGTGGLQLLDVKDNDGGGEVDGLMGLSLTLDEWMKLDAGEIDEISERTSKLLAAHHGTCTDLFRGRSKRRGKGKNCGLLGNSFTVALMVQLRDPLRNYEPVGTPMLALVQVERVFVTPKAKIYSTVSQVRKSNEDDDDNEILKPPKKEAGGVEVNEDHIRDDEEIPQYKITEVHVAGLKTEQGKKKLWGSSSQQQSGSRWLLANGMGKKNKHPLMKSKGGNKSSIAAASSQATTTTVQPGETLWSISSRVHGTGAKWEELAALNPHIRNPNVIFPNEKIRLR, via the exons ATGTCGAAAATTGGTGGAAATGAAAAATTGTTGGATGATATTGAAGCTCTAAATAAAGCTTTATATTTGGATGATAAAGGTGGACGGAGGAGTTTGATGTTAGGAGCTAGTAATCGTTCAATGTCTGTAGGAAAAACCCATCAGAAATCGAAGAATAAAGATGATTTATCAGAGAAGGAGAGTAAGAAATCCATCTGGAGTTGGAAAGGTCTAAAATCCTTAGCTGTTAGGAACAAAAagtttaattgttgtttttctgTTCAAGTACATTCTATTGAAGGGTTATCAACATTGTTTGATGAGCTTTGCCTTGTTGTGCATTGGAAAAGGCGAGATGGTGAGTTAACGACTCGTCCTGTTGTTGTTTCTAAAGGGATAGCTGAGTTTGAGGAACAGTTGACTCATACATGTTCTATATCTGGTAGCAAGAATGGTCCTAATCAATCAGCAAAGTATGAGGCTAAACATTTCTTGTTGTATGCTTCTATATATGCTACTCCTGATCTTGATTTAGGAATGCATCGCGTTGATCTTACTAGGTTGCTTCCTCTTGCATTGGATGAATTGGAGGAGAATAGCTCAGGCAAGTGGACTACTAGTTTCAGGTTGTCAGGTAAGGCTAAAGGTGCAACCATGAATGTTAGTTTTGAGTATCACATAGTTGGGAAAACTTTTACTGTGTTTCCTAGCAATACGAGTCTTCTTGATGTGAAGAACTTGAGGCGCAATAGTGAAAATATAGCAAAAATTTTGGCACAATGTGAGCAAAGTGATGATCTGAGTAAAACAATGAGGCGAGCAGGGAGCCTTCCTGCTCGATCTTCTGCTTCACAGTGTTCTGCTGAGAATATAAAAGACCTTCACGAGGTTTTACCAGTTCCTTCGTCTGAACTTTCCATATCTGTAAATGTGATGTATCAGAAACTTGAGGAAGAGAAAGTGGAATGTTCAGTTGATTGCAAACCGCAGATAGATGTATGCTGTGATGATGTTAAGACCCTAAAACCCAACTTAGCCTTGCTATCGGAGCCTGAGAagggaaatattgaaaatggGGACGATTTAAGTGAGGTTTTTATCAGAGATCAAGGTATAGAAGTTGCCTCAGAGGTATGGgagggaaaagaagaagaaaccacGAAAACTGGTGATACTCCTTCGGAAGAGAATGCTGAACCTAATAGTAGTTTTGGGATGTTCAATGAAGAGGAGCCACAGCTTGCATTGTTGTCCAAGGAAGTTGACACTGCGAATGATGATCTTTCAGTGAGCACCTGCAATTTCGAGACAAATGAATCTTCCAAAGAGTCGATCATGAAGGAATTGGAGTCTGCATTAAAGAGGGTGTCTGACTTGGCAAATGAGGGATTAGATTCCCAAGATGATGAAAATGAAGTTATAAATCATGATGGAGGCTTGGACAATAAAGGAAACTTTGGGGAGCTTAGGAAAGGAAAATCCCTAAGCTTGGATTATGATGCTGAATCTGTGGCTAGTGATTTTCTGGATATGTTAGGGATAGAGCACACTCAATTTTCCCCGAGTTCTGAAAGTGAGCCTGATTCCCCAAGAGAACGACTGCTGAGGCAATTTGAGAAGGATACTTTGGCAGATGGCTGTTCCTTGTTCAACTTTGATAAGGACATTGATCACCTAGAATTTGCTTGTGATGCTTCAACTGGATCCGATTGGAGGAGcatttatgaggattttgattATTCATGTAATGTAGATTCCTATGTAGAGATGCCAAAGATAGAAATCGAAGCAACAAGCAATAAAACTGGGGCGTCCATGTTGGAAGACTTGGAGACAGAGGCTTTGATGTATGAATGGGGCTTGAACGAGAGGGCATTTCAACATTCCCCTCCTAAGAGCTCAAGCGGTTTTGGAAGCCCAATTGATATTCCTCTTGAGGACCCTTCCCAGTTGCCCCCTCTTGGAGAAGGCTTAGGACCCTTCATTAAGACTAAAAATGGAGGATTTTTAAGATCAATGAACCCTTCACTTTTCAAGAATGCCAAGAGTGGGGGGAGTTTGATAATGCAGGTATCCAGTCCAGTGGTGGTTCCTGCAGAAATGGGATCTGGCATAATGGACATACTGCAGCATTTAGCTTCCATTGGAATTGAAAAGCTCTCTATTCAGGCAAATAAATTGATGCCTTTAGAAGATATTACTGGCCAGACAATGCAACATATAGGATGGGAAACTGCACCAAGACTAGATGGAACTGTGAG ACAAGATTTGTTGCAGCATGAATTTGAGTTTGGACAAAATATGGCTGGTATTCAAAGTAATAAGGGGAAATTGCACAGACCAAAGTCCGGCAAGTTGGAGTCAAATTCTGCTGGGCTTGACAAGGACTCAGAATACGTATCACTAGAGGACCTTGCTCCTTTGGCGATGGATAAAATTGAAGCCCTTTCAATTGAAGGTTTGAGAATACAGTCAGGCATGTCAGATGAGGACACACCTTCTAATGTAAGCTCAAAACCCATTGGTGAGTTTTCAGCCATTGAGGGAAAGGAGGTCAACTTTGGAGGAGCTGTAGGTCTAGAAGGAACGGGTGGATTGCAGTTACTGGACGTTAAAGACAATGATGGTGGTGGTGAGGTTGATGGACTTATGGGCTTATCTCTCACTCTTGATGAATGGATGAAGTTGGACGCCGGAGAAATTGATGAAATCAGCGAGCGGACGTCCAAACTGCTTGCAGCTCATCATGGTACCTGCACTGACTTGTTTCGTGGTAGGTCGAAGAGACGTGGCAAGGGTAAGAATTGCGGATTGTTAGGGAACAGCTTTACAGTGGCCCTAATGGTGCAACTTCGTGATCCTTTAAGGAATTATGAGCCAGTTGGTACACCTATGCTTGCTCTTGTTCAAGTGGAGAGAGTGTTTGTAACACCTAAAGCTAAGATATACAGCACAGTTTCTCAAGTTAGAAAGAGCAATGAAGACGACGATGATAATGAAATACTCAAGCCCCCCAAAAAGGAAGCTGGTGGTGTGGAGGTGAATGAAGATCACATCCGTGATGATGAAGAAATCCCTCAATACAAAATCACTGAAGTGCATGTTGCAGGTTTAAAGACAGAACAAGGTAAAAAGAAATTATGGGGTTCGTCAAGTCAACAGCAATCAGGATCGCGTTGGTTGCTGGCGAATGGAATGGGAAAGAAGAATAAGCATCCATTAATGAAGTCAAAGGGTGGTAATAAATCATCGATAGCAGCTGCTTCTTCTCAAGCAACTACAACAACAGTGCAGCCTGGTGAAACGTTATGGAGTATATCATCACGGGTGCATGGTACAGGGGCTAAATGGGAGGAATTAGCTGCATTAAATCCACACATCCGAAATCCAAATGTTATTTTCCCTAATGAAAAGATTAGATTGAGGTAG